From one Rhipicephalus microplus isolate Deutch F79 unplaced genomic scaffold, USDA_Rmic scaffold_23, whole genome shotgun sequence genomic stretch:
- the LOC142786411 gene encoding uncharacterized protein LOC142786411 → MTAGSVVRFPVFSSGETATDTVSPSAYTRNIAAIARETTVIDRTREHFIVIAMSTLLLLISLTLFFILFTLLSEDFAPFTTVISKHMHIYIFTQTAVPRKVHFVFVRIVFVTYNECNYGERRLPPRTPAGVRYERLPCSCRCVCRCCSADAEESCRYIDIARRSAAILHPDALHTVPRQ, encoded by the exons ATGACCGCCGGATCCGTGGTCAGGTTCCCGGTGTTCTCTTCTGGCGAAACCGCCACCGATACTGTGAGCCCCAGCGCATACAC GAGGAACATCGCTGCCATTGCGCGAGAGACGAC CGTAATCGACAGAACCCGGGAACACTTCATCGTGATCGCGATGAGCACCCTACTCTTGCTCATCAGCCTCACACTCTTCTTCATACTGTTCACGCTGCTCTCCGAGGACT TCGCACCGTTCACAACGGTAATAAGTAAGCACATGCATATTTATATCTTTACGCAAACTGCAGTACCGCGTAAggtgcattttgtttttgttcgaaTTGTTTTCGTAACGTACAATGAATGCAACTACGGAGAGCGTCGTTTACCGCCAAGAACACCAGCAGGGGTTCGCTACGAGCGCTTGCCGTGTTCTTGCCGCTGCGTCTGCCGATGCTGTTCGGCAGACGCCGAAGAATCATGCCGTTACATAGACATC GCTCGCCGGAGTGCAGCTATTCTCCACCCCGATGCCCTCCACACCGTGCCTCGCCAGTAG